The Oscillospiraceae bacterium genomic interval GAGCGGCGCGGATCGCTTTTATGGGTGCTTGATAAGACAAAGACGTCGCCCGGCGCAAGGCTTATGAGAAAATTCATTGAGCAGCCGCTTGTCAACTGCCGTGCCGTTCAGCTCAGACAGGGAGCCGTTGCCGAATTCTTTTCGCATACGATTCTTCGCGACGATGTCCGCGCGGCGCTTTCCGGCGCTCAGGATCTTGAGCGTCTCTTTACGAAGGTGCAATACGGAACCTCAAACGCACGTGACCTTATCGCGATAAAGCAGACGCTTTCAATATTTCCGAAGCTTGAGGCTCTTTTGTGCGATACCTCCGCCTCAGAGCTTTCCTCAATGTACAACTCATTGAGGACGGAACTGGGAGAAAAGCTCGGCGCGCTTTACGACTTCATTGACAGAGCGATAACAGACGATCCTCCGTTTTTGGTCAGAGAAGGCGGCTTGATAAAAAAGGGTTTCAATTCCGATGTCGACGAGCTTCGTTCGATGGTTACCGAGAGCCGCGAATATCTCTCACAGATTGAATCTCAGGAGAAAGAACTTACAGGAATCAAAGGCCTGAAAATCGGATATACAAAGGTTTTCGGATATTATATCGAGATCACAAAATCAAATATCCCGCTCGTCCCCGACAGATACATAAGAAAACAGACTCTGACCAATTGCGAGCGCTTCATCACCCGGGAACTCAAAGATATGGAGTCGCGCATTCTCGGCGCAAACGATAAATCGATCGGGCTTGAATACGAGCTTTACCTTTCCGCCGTTGAAAATGTTAAGTCATACGCCGACGCCATTTTTTCAGCCGCGGGAATTCTCGCGAAAACGGATGTATATGCCGCTCTCGCCGAGGTCGCGCTGAAAAATAATTATGTGTGTCCCGAAGTGGATTATTCTGACTTGATTGAATTGAAAAACAGCCGTCATCCCGTCGTCGAAAAATTTACAAATGATTATTTCGTTCCAAACGATGTCAGCCTAGACTGCGGAAGAAACCGCACGATGATAATAACCGGTCCGAATATGGCCGGAAAATCTACATATATGCGCCAGGTGGCGCTTATTGTTCTCATGGCTCAGATCGGCTCGTTCGTGCCTGCGGAAGAAGCCCGCATAGGAATATGCGACAGGCTGTTCACACGCATCGGCGCGAGCGACGACCTTTCATCGGGCAGTTCGACCTTTATGGTCGAAATGAACGAGGTCGCATATATTCTCAAACACGCGACTAAAAAGAGCCTCATTATATATGACGAAATAGGCAGAGGCACATCGACCTATGACGGCATGAGCATCGCCCGCGCCGTTCTCGAATATACGACCGGGAAAAAGCTCGGGGCAAAAACGATGTTTGCGACGCATTATCATGAGCTTTCAGAGCTTGAAAATTCGATAGACGGCGTGAAGAATTATAATATTGCGGCAAAAAAACGCGGCGATTCCGTCACCTTTCTGCGTAAAATAGTCCGAGGAAGCGCCGATGACAGCTATGGCATCGAGGTTGCGCAGCTTGCCGGAGTGCCCGCCGAGGTTATCAGACGGGCCAGACAGATATTAAAAAAGCTTGAGGAAGAAAACGCGAATACTCCGGTTCAAAAAACGGAGGCGGTCATTCCGGAAATATCGCTTTTTGACAGTGCGAAAAACATTCTTGCCGAAGAATTGAAATCAATCGACGTGAATACACTCACTCCGATTGAGGCAATGGGAAAGCTTTATGAGCTGACCAAAAAAGCAAAGGAATTATAACAAAGCCTGATGCTTTTCCTGTTATCCATTAATAAAAAGGATTAAAATCATGAGTCTTG includes:
- the mutS gene encoding DNA mismatch repair protein MutS — translated: MSPMMQHYLEIKKQYSDYIVFYRLGDFYEMFFEDAKIVSKELELVLTGRDCGEDERAPMCGIPYHACDVYIGRLVEKGYKVVVCEQMETPAQAQGNIVRRDIVRIVTPGTLTDGKLLDESKNNYLCALNIYGLTAACAFCDISRAMIELTTVNGSDEDELFQSIINELSLFKPSEVIINAPGERVARLTDFLSQNEKCSITASAGEYFIPDQALIKNQFPDECFPEGFSISGTDGGACAAIIRYISETQKTSVPEITEICAYGSESFMSIDASTRRNLELCETLRTKERRGSLLWVLDKTKTSPGARLMRKFIEQPLVNCRAVQLRQGAVAEFFSHTILRDDVRAALSGAQDLERLFTKVQYGTSNARDLIAIKQTLSIFPKLEALLCDTSASELSSMYNSLRTELGEKLGALYDFIDRAITDDPPFLVREGGLIKKGFNSDVDELRSMVTESREYLSQIESQEKELTGIKGLKIGYTKVFGYYIEITKSNIPLVPDRYIRKQTLTNCERFITRELKDMESRILGANDKSIGLEYELYLSAVENVKSYADAIFSAAGILAKTDVYAALAEVALKNNYVCPEVDYSDLIELKNSRHPVVEKFTNDYFVPNDVSLDCGRNRTMIITGPNMAGKSTYMRQVALIVLMAQIGSFVPAEEARIGICDRLFTRIGASDDLSSGSSTFMVEMNEVAYILKHATKKSLIIYDEIGRGTSTYDGMSIARAVLEYTTGKKLGAKTMFATHYHELSELENSIDGVKNYNIAAKKRGDSVTFLRKIVRGSADDSYGIEVAQLAGVPAEVIRRARQILKKLEEENANTPVQKTEAVIPEISLFDSAKNILAEELKSIDVNTLTPIEAMGKLYELTKKAKEL